The following are encoded together in the Malaya genurostris strain Urasoe2022 chromosome 3, Malgen_1.1, whole genome shotgun sequence genome:
- the LOC131433929 gene encoding leucine-rich repeat neuronal protein 3-like, whose product MRERNFLVRFQSGNSEVEGKDATTPEKRDGSKLMGTRSLPHKREVDLNKQRAKFITRTKKRLTVIMFGKLYLLINVLTTFIVIVHGQQEDDAGKIVTKLCNFEKPLKDPTDELHGRFCDCDVENSPPWGIPVVIIDCQDHHLQNSIFQAENLTQGTVKLDMSYNKFTSIPYFIGEKLKYLSLRDNAIAELKDKNFANITSLLELDLSDNKIELISNDAFVGLELLRKLNLAGNRIKEIQVNTFSMFLHLEHLILSDNPLGEFFNSSENDIFLKVGVTPRLATIELAECGLIDIDLSNGIGLDTIVLRQNQLIQIQRLPKAVSHLDISDNPIRAMTAKFLPNLFNLKSLIMEDMPNLYKLDEYSLYGLPSLSHLNLQGSRNLTIFDPHAFGKNVILNETDIVLEKLILKGTGIRTLNSSLQFAFEQLKVLDLAGTPLNCDCQIRWLKKLNVTTDATICSKPASLRDRRFNDIQISQFQCRVEKSWIYMVFNVMLVILLIILLFVGVYLVYIAIRPRQQVQLRKVGTNSPYARVTIEPNHAENFY is encoded by the exons ATGCGTGAACGGAATTTTCTCGTACGGTTCCAATCTGGTAATAGCGAAGTCGAAGGCAAGGATGCCACGACACCGGAGAAACGGGACGGTAGTAAATTAATG GGGACCAGAAGCTTGCCACACAAAAGAGAAGTCGACCTGAACAAACAGAGAGCAAAGTTCATCACGAGAACCAAAAAAAGACTAACTGTGATAATGTTTGGAAAATTGTATCTTCTAATTAATGTTCTGACAACTTTCATCGTGATCGTGCATGGGCAGCAAGAAGATGATGCGGGTAAGATAGTAACAAAACTTTGCAATTTCGAAAAACCTCTGAAGGATCCAACAGATGAACTTCATGGCAGATTTTGTGACTGTGACGTTGAAAACTCTCCCCCATGGGGAATCCCGGTAGTAATAATTGACTGTCAGGACCATCATCTGCAAAATAGCATCTTTCAAGCGGAAAATTTGACACAAGGCACTGTGAAGCTGGATATGTCGTACAACAAATTCACCTCAATTCCTTACTttattggtgaaaaattgaaataccTTAGCTTGCGTGATAATGCGATAGCAGAACTGAAAgataaaaattttgcaaacatcACGAGTTTGCTGGAGCTAGATTTGAGTGATAACAAAATCGAACTCATCAGCAATGATGCCTTCGTAGGTTTGGAACTGTTGCGGAAACTGAATTTAGCAGGAAACCGAATTAAAGAGATACAAGTGAATACGTTTTCAATGTTCTTACATCTTGAACATCTCATCCTGTCCGATAACCCGCTCGGTGAATTCTTCAACTCTTCGGAAAACGATATCTTCCTAAAGGTAGGCGTAACACCCCGACTGGCCACAATCGAGCTGGCCGAATGCGGTCTCATCGACATTGACCTCTCGAACGGAATTGGTTTGGACACCATCGTATTGCGCCAGAATCAATTGATTCAGATACAGCGACTACCGAAGGCAGTTTCGCATTTGGATATCAGTGACAATCCCATTCGTGCAATGACCGCCAAATTTCTACCTAACCTGTTCAACTTGAAGTCACTAATCATGGAAGATATGCCGAATCTGTACAAACTGGACGAATACTCGTTGTATGGTTTACCGAGTTTGTCTCATTTAAATTTGCAAGGCTCTCGAAATTTGACCATTTTTGATCCGCATGCTTTCGGAAAAAATGTTATCCTCAACGAAACCGACATCGTGCTGGAGAAACTTATTCTCAAAGGTACGGGCATTCGCACACTAAACTCGTCACTTCAGTTTGCATTTGAGCAGCTTAAGGTTCTCGATTTGGCTGGAACCCCATTGAACTGTGACTGTCAAATTCGGTGGTTGAAGAAGCTAAACGTTACCACGGATGCGACAATTTGCTCCAAACCTGCCTCCCTGCGAGACCGGCGGTTCAATGACATTCAAATCAGTCAGTTCCAGTGCAGAGTGGAGAAGTCCTGGATCTATATGGTTTTCAATGTAATGCTGGTTATTCTACTAATCATACTGCTATTCGTTGGTGTCTATCTGGTCTATATAGCAATACGGCCCCGTCAGCAAGTGCAGCTCAGAAAAGTTGGTACCAATAGTCCGTATGCAAGAGTTACGATAGAGCCAAACCATGCGGAAAATTTCTACTAA